A genomic region of Nostoc sp. UHCC 0702 contains the following coding sequences:
- the rplD gene encoding 50S ribosomal protein L4 — MVESVVKNWQGEQVGQASLELRVAKQETASHIVHRALVRQLTNARQGTASTKTRSEVRGGGRKPWRQKGTGRARAGSIRSPLWRGGGVIFGPKPREYNLKLNRKERRLALRTALVSRIDDLIVVEEFSNELSRPKTKELVAALTRWGAEPENKTLLILSEIAENVHLSARNLENLKLILASQLNVYDLLHADKIVVTASALEKIQEVYSA; from the coding sequence ATGGTAGAGAGTGTAGTTAAAAATTGGCAAGGAGAACAAGTCGGTCAGGCGTCCCTTGAGTTGCGAGTTGCCAAACAAGAAACGGCTTCTCATATTGTACACCGAGCCTTAGTAAGACAATTAACCAACGCTCGTCAAGGTACTGCCAGTACAAAAACTCGTTCTGAAGTCAGAGGTGGCGGTCGCAAACCTTGGCGGCAAAAAGGTACAGGTCGCGCTCGTGCGGGGTCTATTCGTTCACCATTATGGCGTGGTGGTGGTGTGATCTTTGGGCCAAAGCCTAGAGAATATAACCTAAAGTTAAACCGCAAAGAGCGCCGTCTAGCACTGCGGACAGCACTAGTAAGCCGCATCGACGACTTGATTGTAGTAGAAGAATTTAGCAACGAGCTATCACGCCCAAAAACCAAAGAATTGGTAGCAGCATTAACTCGTTGGGGCGCAGAACCAGAAAACAAGACACTTTTAATTTTGTCTGAGATTGCGGAGAATGTTCATTTGTCAGCCCGCAATTTAGAAAATTTAAAGTTAATCCTAGCTAGCCAGCTAAATGTTTATGATTTGCTGCACGCTGACAAAATTGTAGTGACAGCATCAGCCCTAGAAAAAATTCAGGAGGTTTACAGTGCCTAA
- the rplP gene encoding 50S ribosomal protein L16, which produces MLSPRRTKFRKQQRGRMEGLATRGSTLNFGDFALQAQEPAWITSRQIEASRRAMTRYIRRGGKIWIRIFPDKPVTMRPAETRMGSGKGSPEFWVAVVKPGRILFEIAGVTEEIAREAMRLAAYKLPIKTKFIVRSQPEEQE; this is translated from the coding sequence ATGTTAAGTCCAAGAAGAACGAAATTCCGCAAACAACAGCGCGGACGAATGGAAGGTCTAGCTACCCGTGGCAGCACGCTCAACTTTGGCGACTTTGCACTCCAAGCTCAAGAACCAGCTTGGATTACCTCTCGTCAAATAGAGGCTTCCCGCCGGGCAATGACCCGTTACATCCGTAGGGGTGGCAAAATCTGGATTCGGATTTTCCCTGATAAACCTGTAACCATGCGTCCCGCAGAAACCCGGATGGGTTCCGGTAAAGGTTCGCCAGAGTTTTGGGTAGCAGTAGTGAAGCCAGGGCGAATTTTGTTTGAAATCGCCGGCGTTACGGAAGAAATTGCCCGTGAAGCCATGCGCTTGGCAGCATATAAACTGCCGATAAAAACCAAATTTATTGTGCGCTCTCAACCAGAGGAGCAGGAGTAG
- the rpsC gene encoding 30S ribosomal protein S3 codes for MGQKIHPVGFRLGITQEHQSRWFAVPDRYPELLQEDYKLRNYIEQKLGRLAQNNAGISEVRIERKADQIDLEVRTARPGVVVGRGGQGIEALRTGLQELLGSNRQIRINVVEVQRVDADAYLIAEYIAQQLERRVSFRRVVRQAIQRAQRAGIQGIKIQVSGRLNGAEIARTEWTREGRVPLHTLRADIDYSYTTAKTVYGILGIKVWVFKGEIIPGQEETPPPPTTREREPRRRQQQRRRQQFEDRSNEG; via the coding sequence GTGGGACAGAAAATTCATCCAGTTGGTTTTCGCCTGGGTATTACACAAGAACATCAATCCCGTTGGTTTGCTGTTCCTGACCGCTATCCAGAACTTCTCCAAGAAGACTACAAACTCCGTAACTACATAGAACAAAAATTGGGCAGACTGGCTCAAAACAATGCTGGAATTTCCGAAGTCCGCATTGAGCGCAAAGCAGACCAAATCGACCTCGAAGTACGCACTGCTCGCCCAGGTGTAGTAGTAGGTCGTGGTGGACAAGGCATTGAAGCATTGCGTACCGGACTCCAAGAACTGTTGGGTAGCAATCGTCAAATTCGGATCAACGTAGTTGAAGTACAGCGAGTTGATGCTGATGCTTATTTGATTGCGGAATACATTGCTCAACAATTAGAACGCCGCGTTTCCTTCCGGCGGGTAGTACGGCAAGCCATTCAGCGGGCCCAACGTGCTGGTATCCAAGGTATTAAAATTCAAGTCAGTGGTCGGCTCAATGGTGCAGAAATTGCCCGGACAGAGTGGACTCGTGAAGGTCGAGTACCTCTACATACCTTAAGAGCTGATATTGACTACTCCTACACTACAGCTAAAACTGTTTACGGCATTTTAGGTATTAAAGTGTGGGTATTTAAGGGAGAAATTATCCCAGGACAAGAAGAAACTCCACCACCACCCACAACCCGCGAACGCGAACCTCGTCGCCGTCAACAACAACGCCGTCGTCAACAATTTGAAGACCGTTCAAATGAAGGATAG
- a CDS encoding 50S ribosomal protein L23 yields MPNFDPRNLPDLIRRPIVTEKATILMEQNKYTFEVTPKASKPLIKAAIEDLFQVKIVKINTTLPPRKKRRVGKFIGYKPQYKRAIVTVAPGDVEKIRQVLFPEV; encoded by the coding sequence GTGCCTAACTTCGACCCCCGCAACCTTCCTGACTTAATCCGTCGCCCAATTGTTACAGAAAAGGCGACCATCCTGATGGAGCAAAATAAATACACTTTTGAAGTGACTCCAAAGGCAAGCAAGCCACTAATTAAAGCGGCAATAGAAGACTTATTTCAGGTCAAGATTGTCAAAATAAATACAACATTACCACCACGCAAAAAGCGACGGGTTGGTAAATTTATCGGTTACAAACCGCAATACAAGCGAGCTATTGTCACCGTCGCGCCAGGGGACGTAGAGAAAATTAGACAAGTTCTATTCCCAGAAGTCTAA
- a CDS encoding 50S ribosomal protein L3: MSVGILGTKLGMTQVFDEAGVAIPVTVIQAGPCTVTQIKTKQTDGYAAIQVGFREVKPKALNRPLLGHLAKSSAPALRHLNEYHTDTSSDYALGQEIKADIFSAGQIVDVVGTSIGRGFAGNQKRNNFGRGPMSHGSKNHRAPGSIGAGTTPGRVYPGKRMAGRLGGSRVTIRKLTVVRVDAERNLLLIKGAIPGKPGALVNVLPAKKVGK, translated from the coding sequence GTGTCTGTAGGGATTCTCGGCACCAAGCTGGGCATGACCCAAGTATTTGATGAAGCAGGAGTAGCGATTCCTGTCACCGTCATTCAAGCGGGCCCATGCACTGTTACACAAATTAAAACCAAACAAACCGATGGTTACGCCGCCATTCAAGTTGGTTTTCGCGAAGTTAAACCAAAAGCCTTGAACAGACCACTGCTGGGTCATCTAGCAAAATCGTCTGCCCCAGCATTACGTCACTTGAATGAATATCATACAGATACCTCTAGTGATTATGCTTTAGGTCAAGAAATTAAAGCTGATATTTTTAGTGCAGGTCAAATTGTAGATGTAGTCGGTACAAGTATCGGTCGCGGTTTCGCAGGTAACCAAAAGCGCAACAACTTTGGTCGGGGGCCCATGTCACATGGTTCCAAAAACCACAGAGCGCCAGGTTCCATCGGTGCTGGTACAACACCAGGTCGTGTTTATCCAGGTAAACGCATGGCAGGGCGTTTGGGCGGTAGCCGCGTCACAATTCGCAAGTTAACAGTAGTGCGAGTTGATGCGGAACGCAACTTATTGCTAATTAAGGGAGCCATTCCTGGTAAACCCGGAGCTTTAGTGAATGTTCTGCCTGCAAAGAAAGTTGGTAAGTAG
- a CDS encoding cation:proton antiporter produces the protein MHTVILVLVEVLIVIALSRLAGLAFKSIKQPLVIGEIVAGIMLGPSLFGLVAPDVAASLFPPETIPFLNVLSQVGLIFFMFLIGLELNPKYLSAQLEVAVLTSHVSILVPFSLGTLLALLLYPLVSNASVSFTAFALFLGAAMSITAFPVLARIITENNLQGTRLGTLALTCAAVDDVTAWCVLAVAIAVARTGNFAGAIPTIIESLVYIGFMLTVGRWFLQGLATHYLRTKRLSQFVLAGIYMAVVASALITELIGIHLIFGAFLLGAAMPKNADLVRELAEKTEDFVLVFLLPVFFAYSGLRTQIGLLNRPNLWLLCALVLTVAIAGKYIGTYVAARVSGINKREASALGWLMNTRGLTELIVLNIGLELGVISPLVFTMLVIMALVTTFMTSPLLEWTYPKRLIKLDLVEPEAEEQTARDSTNEGESDHPYRILVPVANPSTQKGLLQLAVALALNYQQPAIVNPLSLIELEEDYAFESTPGEANRLIAQRRSQLQDLINTLEPAIAQPYVHPIIRISNNVARETAQIATIEQANLILVGWHRPAFSNNRLGGRVGQILSTAPVDVAVFIDRGGERLEKLLVPYSTNIHDDLALILALRLLINIETSTLQVLQVVSENYLHDEFSDELHRIIKQLPSSVRDRIEINIVEASEPIEAVVAASEAVDLTIAGTSRAWGIERQTLGRYTDALAIQCRSSLLITRRHNQVTSHLASVLSELSNPESALTN, from the coding sequence ATGCACACAGTTATTCTTGTTCTGGTTGAGGTGCTGATTGTTATTGCACTGTCACGTCTAGCAGGATTGGCATTCAAGTCAATTAAGCAACCGTTAGTAATTGGTGAGATTGTCGCCGGGATAATGCTCGGCCCATCTTTATTTGGTTTAGTTGCTCCTGATGTAGCAGCTAGCTTATTTCCACCAGAAACTATTCCTTTTTTAAATGTTTTGTCTCAGGTGGGACTGATATTTTTCATGTTTCTGATTGGGTTAGAGCTAAATCCTAAATATCTCAGCGCGCAGTTAGAAGTAGCAGTTTTAACTTCTCATGTCAGTATTTTAGTACCGTTTTCTTTAGGTACACTGTTAGCATTGCTGCTTTATCCCTTGGTTTCCAATGCTAGTGTATCATTTACTGCCTTTGCCCTATTTTTAGGGGCGGCAATGTCAATTACAGCGTTTCCAGTTTTAGCACGTATTATTACGGAGAACAACTTACAAGGTACACGCTTGGGAACATTGGCATTAACCTGTGCAGCGGTGGATGATGTCACGGCTTGGTGCGTTTTAGCAGTTGCGATCGCCGTCGCTCGTACAGGTAATTTCGCTGGTGCAATACCCACAATTATCGAAAGTTTAGTATACATCGGCTTCATGCTGACCGTAGGACGTTGGTTTCTGCAAGGCCTAGCCACCCACTACCTCCGCACCAAACGCTTGAGCCAATTCGTGCTAGCCGGGATTTATATGGCGGTAGTTGCTTCTGCATTGATTACCGAACTTATTGGTATCCACCTGATTTTTGGAGCGTTTTTACTGGGAGCAGCAATGCCCAAGAATGCAGATTTAGTCAGGGAATTGGCAGAAAAAACCGAAGATTTTGTCTTGGTATTCCTCTTACCAGTGTTTTTTGCCTACAGTGGTTTGCGGACGCAAATTGGCTTACTGAATCGTCCTAATTTGTGGTTATTATGTGCATTGGTGTTAACAGTAGCGATCGCAGGTAAGTATATTGGTACTTATGTAGCAGCTCGCGTCAGTGGCATTAATAAACGAGAAGCATCAGCCCTTGGTTGGTTGATGAATACTCGCGGTTTGACCGAGTTAATTGTACTCAATATTGGTTTGGAGTTGGGGGTCATCTCGCCCTTAGTCTTTACTATGCTGGTAATTATGGCATTGGTGACAACATTCATGACCTCGCCACTGCTGGAATGGACATATCCAAAACGATTAATCAAATTAGATTTAGTAGAGCCAGAAGCAGAAGAGCAAACAGCTAGAGATTCTACAAATGAAGGCGAATCTGACCATCCTTACCGGATTTTGGTGCCAGTAGCCAATCCCAGCACACAAAAAGGTTTGTTACAGTTGGCAGTAGCATTGGCTCTCAATTACCAACAACCCGCCATTGTCAATCCCCTCAGCTTGATTGAACTGGAAGAAGACTATGCTTTTGAAAGTACTCCAGGTGAGGCTAACCGCTTAATTGCCCAGCGTCGATCGCAACTACAAGATTTGATTAATACTCTAGAACCAGCGATCGCCCAGCCTTATGTACATCCCATCATTCGCATATCCAACAATGTTGCCAGAGAAACAGCACAGATTGCCACAATCGAGCAAGCTAATTTAATTCTTGTAGGATGGCATCGCCCAGCATTTAGTAACAATCGCTTGGGTGGACGAGTCGGGCAAATTCTCAGTACTGCACCAGTAGATGTAGCAGTTTTCATCGACCGGGGAGGGGAACGATTAGAAAAGTTGTTGGTTCCTTACTCAACCAATATTCACGATGATTTAGCATTGATACTGGCTCTGAGACTGCTAATTAATATTGAAACCTCTACATTGCAAGTTTTACAGGTAGTCTCAGAAAATTACCTCCATGATGAATTTAGTGACGAATTGCACAGAATAATTAAGCAATTACCGAGTAGTGTACGCGATCGCATTGAAATCAACATTGTCGAAGCCTCAGAACCAATTGAAGCTGTAGTTGCAGCCTCAGAAGCTGTTGACCTCACTATTGCCGGTACTAGCCGCGCTTGGGGTATTGAACGCCAGACCCTAGGACGATACACCGATGCCTTAGCCATCCAATGTCGCTCCTCGCTGCTGATTACCCGCCGCCACAATCAAGTCACTTCTCACCTCGCATCAGTACTTTCTGAGCTTAGCAATCCAGAATCAGCACTCACCAATTGA
- a CDS encoding AMIN domain-containing protein, translating into MYKTQTTRQLFQSSKQLFGVSLFGLYTVIALETASSAAKPMPKKSSGQNHQTVKLPNGKNNAEPIARLDDWRYYPEALQLEIILSAGTTPNYFYLSQPPRIVVDLPKTKLGYVPTNQNYSGAIKGIRVSQLKAGVTRIVLDLAAGTFVDPNQIQLQPVSKQNPTRWVLRPFNSNYGRSSIQPGLQASPNNLPPNPNNYYPQPSNNLPSIPNYSQPSTSPTNYLQFPSTLPPATNQQPFVTVPPLTPSNSSQLPSSALPPASFPNQPSNFNSTPPVASPNFPTPTVPTINYDYSTPSQPNIEVIEFGQPLPQRR; encoded by the coding sequence ATGTATAAGACACAGACGACTAGGCAACTTTTCCAATCGAGCAAGCAACTATTTGGTGTTAGCTTGTTCGGCTTGTACACAGTAATTGCTCTGGAAACTGCAAGCAGTGCTGCTAAGCCAATGCCTAAGAAGTCATCAGGTCAAAATCATCAAACTGTAAAATTGCCAAATGGTAAAAACAATGCTGAACCAATAGCAAGACTAGATGATTGGCGCTATTACCCAGAAGCTTTACAACTAGAAATTATACTTTCAGCAGGCACAACTCCCAATTACTTCTACCTCTCCCAACCTCCCCGCATTGTTGTAGATTTGCCTAAGACTAAATTAGGTTATGTTCCCACTAACCAAAATTATTCTGGCGCAATCAAAGGAATTCGCGTTTCCCAATTAAAAGCAGGCGTGACTCGTATTGTCCTAGATTTGGCAGCAGGGACTTTTGTAGATCCTAATCAGATACAATTGCAACCTGTTTCCAAACAAAATCCCACTCGCTGGGTGTTACGTCCTTTTAATTCTAACTATGGTCGTTCCTCCATACAACCAGGATTACAGGCTTCGCCCAACAACTTACCGCCAAATCCTAATAACTACTATCCGCAACCGTCTAATAACCTACCTTCAATCCCGAACTACTCCCAGCCCAGCACATCCCCAACTAACTACCTTCAGTTTCCCAGCACCCTACCCCCAGCAACTAACCAGCAACCCTTTGTTACGGTTCCGCCCCTGACTCCTAGCAACTCCTCGCAACTACCAAGTTCTGCTCTTCCGCCAGCTTCTTTCCCCAACCAACCTAGTAATTTTAACAGCACTCCTCCTGTGGCGAGTCCTAATTTTCCCACTCCCACAGTACCAACAATCAATTATGATTATTCAACCCCTAGTCAACCAAATATTGAAGTGATTGAATTTGGTCAACCCCTTCCTCAACGCAGATAA
- a CDS encoding DUF3172 domain-containing protein: protein MRRKSTGRTATPSKPSAFQSPMFNFTTIAILAGVLILGIGIGIAFSSTTTLSTSNVASREFIDTRAPNPEICVQYGASAMVMDARLFVTLNPFNVYIAQPSMRPGCVLRQNNWALLEQRKLVTSQQVNECKNRLNTFGFTGNLDSDKPDIRCIYQNEAAQNFFTAQPGAVAPNQETERF from the coding sequence ATGAGACGTAAATCTACTGGTAGAACGGCTACTCCTTCTAAACCTTCTGCTTTCCAATCCCCGATGTTTAACTTCACTACCATTGCTATTTTGGCAGGGGTGCTGATTTTGGGAATTGGAATTGGTATTGCTTTTAGTTCTACAACTACGTTGAGTACATCAAACGTAGCTTCCCGTGAATTTATTGATACTAGAGCACCGAACCCTGAGATTTGTGTCCAGTATGGTGCCAGTGCAATGGTAATGGATGCCAGACTGTTTGTAACTCTTAACCCGTTTAATGTCTACATTGCTCAACCAAGTATGCGTCCTGGATGCGTTCTGCGTCAAAATAACTGGGCGCTTTTAGAGCAGCGCAAGCTTGTAACATCTCAACAAGTAAATGAATGTAAGAATCGCCTGAATACTTTTGGCTTTACAGGTAACTTGGACAGCGATAAACCTGATATTAGGTGTATTTACCAGAATGAAGCAGCGCAAAACTTCTTCACGGCTCAACCAGGAGCAGTAGCACCGAATCAAGAAACAGAAAGATTCTAA
- the rplV gene encoding 50S ribosomal protein L22, which translates to MATDTTEVKAIARFIRMSPLKVRRVLDQIRGRSYREALIILEFMPYRATEPVLKLVRSAAANAEHNAGLDRTQLVITQAYADQGPVLKRFQPRAQGRAYQIRKPTCHITVAVGASPDAK; encoded by the coding sequence ATGGCTACTGATACTACAGAAGTGAAAGCGATCGCCCGTTTTATACGCATGTCTCCCTTGAAAGTGCGTCGCGTACTTGACCAAATCCGGGGGCGATCATACAGAGAAGCACTGATCATCCTGGAATTCATGCCCTACAGAGCTACTGAACCAGTGTTGAAGCTGGTCAGAAGTGCTGCGGCTAATGCCGAGCATAACGCCGGATTAGATCGAACTCAATTGGTCATTACCCAGGCATATGCCGATCAAGGCCCAGTGCTAAAACGGTTTCAACCAAGAGCGCAGGGACGAGCTTACCAGATTCGCAAGCCGACGTGTCATATTACTGTAGCCGTTGGTGCTAGCCCTGATGCTAAATAA
- the rplB gene encoding 50S ribosomal protein L2: MGTRSYRPYTPSTRQVTISDFAEITKTEPEKSLTVYKHRAKGRNNQGRITSRRRGGGHKQLYRIIDFKRDKRNIPAEVAAIEYDPNRNARIALLYYEDGEKRYILQPNGLKVGTKIIAGPEAPIEDGNALPLANIPLGTSVHNVELTPGKGGQIVRSAGATAQVVAKEGNYVTLKLPSGEVRLIRRECYATIGQVGNTDARNLSAGKAGRNRWKGRRPKVRGSVMNPVDHPHGGGEGRAPIGRSGPVTPWGKPTLGAKTRKRKKASSKLILRRRRKSSKRGRGGRES, encoded by the coding sequence ATGGGTACTCGTTCTTATCGCCCTTATACCCCCAGTACTCGCCAAGTTACCATCTCCGACTTTGCAGAAATTACCAAAACAGAGCCGGAAAAATCCCTAACGGTGTACAAACATCGTGCCAAAGGTCGTAACAATCAAGGGCGGATAACCAGCCGTCGTCGGGGTGGCGGACACAAACAACTTTATCGAATTATTGATTTTAAGAGGGATAAACGTAATATACCAGCGGAAGTAGCAGCGATCGAATACGATCCCAATCGCAATGCTCGGATTGCTCTTTTGTATTATGAGGATGGCGAAAAACGTTACATCCTTCAACCCAACGGCTTGAAAGTCGGCACAAAAATTATTGCTGGGCCGGAAGCACCTATTGAAGATGGGAATGCTTTGCCACTTGCCAACATTCCTTTAGGTACAAGTGTTCACAACGTAGAACTGACCCCTGGTAAGGGCGGTCAAATTGTGCGTTCGGCTGGTGCTACAGCGCAAGTTGTGGCAAAAGAAGGCAATTATGTGACATTGAAGCTGCCTTCGGGAGAAGTTCGCTTGATTCGGCGCGAATGCTACGCCACCATCGGACAAGTAGGCAACACCGATGCCAGAAACCTGAGTGCAGGTAAAGCAGGACGGAATCGTTGGAAAGGTCGCCGTCCCAAGGTTAGAGGTAGTGTGATGAACCCCGTTGACCACCCCCACGGCGGTGGAGAAGGTAGGGCGCCTATTGGTAGATCTGGGCCTGTAACACCTTGGGGTAAACCTACCTTGGGTGCGAAGACACGTAAACGCAAAAAAGCCAGCAGTAAATTGATTCTGCGTCGTCGCCGCAAATCTTCTAAACGCGGTCGTGGTGGTCGTGAATCGTAA
- a CDS encoding cation:proton antiporter produces MSNFELVLKLLLQLTIILVTCRLITVVGRRYLEQTDVVCEMIAGVMLGPSLFGLITPDLQQWLFPKAPILLATGEKIPNPSMSILFAISQIGLVIYMFLIGLEFNTNLIKQRLKSAGLVSAAGILAPFTLGGAAAFLLYGKAELFKQGVTPWAAALYLGASMSITAFPMLARMLYERGIAKTRFGTLALAAGSIDDATAWCLLAIVLASLKANTSIAVFAIGGGIGYVILSAFIARPALTIFTRMTKRDGGVTIQTLTLVLIVLMFSSWFTDAVGIYAVFGAFILGTAMPRGEFAEQVRSRTEYLTTSFLLPIFFVFSGLNTQIGLVNTPALWGITLLIIAIAILGKGIACMLAAKIAGENWRESATIGALMNARGLMELIILNIGLEQGIITPTLFTIMVIMAIVTTLMASPLVAFLLQGTSYAKASA; encoded by the coding sequence ATGTCAAATTTTGAGTTAGTGCTGAAGCTATTGCTCCAATTAACTATTATTTTAGTAACTTGTCGGTTAATAACTGTTGTTGGGCGACGCTACCTTGAGCAAACTGATGTTGTTTGCGAAATGATCGCTGGTGTGATGTTAGGGCCATCATTATTTGGCTTAATTACCCCCGATTTACAGCAATGGCTTTTTCCCAAAGCTCCAATTTTGCTAGCTACAGGAGAAAAGATTCCTAACCCATCAATGTCAATTCTTTTTGCCATCAGTCAGATTGGGTTAGTAATTTATATGTTCTTGATTGGCTTAGAGTTTAATACCAATTTGATTAAACAGCGACTCAAAAGTGCAGGATTGGTTTCTGCGGCGGGAATACTTGCACCATTTACTTTAGGGGGAGCAGCAGCTTTTTTATTGTATGGCAAAGCTGAACTCTTTAAACAAGGTGTAACACCTTGGGCAGCGGCTTTATATCTAGGTGCTTCCATGTCGATCACAGCGTTTCCTATGTTAGCCAGAATGCTGTACGAACGTGGTATTGCCAAAACTCGCTTCGGAACTTTGGCATTAGCAGCAGGTTCCATTGATGATGCAACTGCATGGTGTTTACTAGCTATTGTACTGGCAAGTTTGAAAGCCAACACAAGTATTGCCGTCTTTGCTATTGGTGGTGGTATTGGCTACGTAATACTTTCAGCTTTTATCGCACGGCCAGCACTAACGATTTTTACTCGCATGACAAAACGTGATGGTGGCGTAACCATCCAAACTCTAACTTTGGTATTAATTGTTTTAATGTTTAGTTCCTGGTTTACTGATGCAGTGGGTATCTATGCGGTATTTGGCGCGTTTATTTTAGGTACAGCAATGCCAAGAGGCGAATTTGCAGAGCAAGTACGCTCGCGCACTGAATATTTAACTACTTCATTTTTACTACCAATATTTTTTGTATTCTCCGGACTCAACACTCAAATTGGACTAGTAAACACCCCTGCTTTGTGGGGAATTACACTCTTAATCATAGCGATCGCTATTCTTGGTAAAGGCATTGCTTGCATGTTAGCAGCAAAAATTGCCGGTGAAAATTGGCGGGAATCGGCAACGATTGGCGCTCTCATGAATGCTCGCGGTTTAATGGAATTAATTATCCTTAATATTGGTCTTGAACAAGGCATAATTACTCCAACTTTATTTACTATCATGGTAATTATGGCAATTGTGACTACACTCATGGCATCACCGCTAGTTGCCTTTTTGTTGCAAGGCACAAGTTACGCCAAAGCTTCTGCTTAA
- a CDS encoding NAD(P)H-quinone oxidoreductase subunit N: MALITTGNGLIRDLEKFGSLGVYVPLEGGFEGRYQRRLRAAGYTTLHITARGLGDVAAYLTGVHGVRPPHLGKKSTGSGAAVGYVYYVPPIINSHLEQLPPKSKGLVLWIIEGHILSDQEVEFLATLPSLEPRVKVVIERGGDRAFRWRPLTETFSTSYQAG, from the coding sequence ATGGCACTAATAACCACTGGCAACGGTTTAATTCGCGATCTGGAAAAATTTGGTTCTCTTGGTGTATACGTTCCTTTGGAAGGAGGTTTTGAAGGTCGGTATCAACGCAGACTACGTGCTGCTGGCTATACTACCCTCCATATTACTGCTAGAGGGCTGGGCGACGTGGCTGCCTATCTCACGGGTGTTCATGGAGTCAGGCCACCACATCTTGGTAAAAAAAGTACTGGTAGTGGTGCGGCAGTAGGTTATGTATATTATGTGCCACCAATTATCAATTCTCACCTGGAACAGCTACCACCAAAATCAAAGGGGCTGGTCTTGTGGATTATTGAGGGGCATATTCTTTCAGATCAGGAAGTTGAGTTTTTAGCAACTTTGCCCAGCTTGGAACCACGGGTTAAGGTAGTGATTGAAAGAGGTGGCGATCGCGCTTTTCGTTGGCGACCTCTAACAGAGACATTCTCAACTAGCTATCAAGCTGGATAA
- the rpsS gene encoding 30S ribosomal protein S19, protein MGRSLKKGPFVADHLLSKIEKLNAKNEKQVIKTWSRASTILPLMVGHTIAVHNGRQHVPVFINEQMVGHKLGEFAPTRTYRGHGKSDKKAGR, encoded by the coding sequence ATGGGTCGTTCTCTAAAAAAAGGTCCTTTCGTTGCCGATCATTTGCTCAGCAAAATTGAAAAGCTGAATGCAAAAAACGAAAAACAAGTTATTAAAACTTGGTCGAGAGCATCGACAATTTTGCCACTGATGGTGGGTCATACTATAGCTGTTCATAACGGTCGTCAACACGTTCCAGTGTTTATCAATGAACAGATGGTAGGTCACAAATTAGGTGAATTTGCCCCGACACGCACTTACAGGGGTCATGGAAAGAGCGACAAAAAAGCGGGGAGGTAA
- a CDS encoding 50S ribosomal protein L29, whose amino-acid sequence MALPKISEARELSDEKLAQEIIATKKQLFQLRLQKATRQLDKPHQFRHTRHRLAQLLTVEGERKRAAATQPPQE is encoded by the coding sequence ATGGCTCTTCCCAAAATTTCAGAAGCTAGAGAATTAAGTGACGAGAAACTGGCCCAGGAAATTATCGCAACTAAAAAACAACTGTTTCAGTTGCGCCTACAAAAAGCCACAAGACAGCTAGATAAGCCCCACCAGTTCCGACATACCCGCCATCGCCTAGCCCAATTGCTGACGGTAGAGGGTGAGCGCAAACGGGCAGCAGCAACTCAACCGCCTCAAGAATAA